A region of Necator americanus strain Aroian chromosome I, whole genome shotgun sequence DNA encodes the following proteins:
- a CDS encoding hypothetical protein (NECATOR_CHRI.G3355.T1) produces MEDTTQLLVKDLAHGYPLAVDYNKIPIDYPSPPPSPPQTNGFHLISEDFVRPIVHVMLVTHTSVTLEEQ; encoded by the exons ATGGAGGATACCACACAGTTGCTGGTTAAAGATCTTGCACATGGTTATCCTTTGGCTGTTGACTACAACAAG ATTCCAATAGACTATCCAAGCCCTCCTCCATCACCTCCACAAACCAACGGTTTCCATCTGATCTCGGAAGACTTTGTTAGGCCAATAGTTCACGTAATGCTGGTCACACACACCTCGGTCACTTTAGAAGAACAGTAG
- a CDS encoding hypothetical protein (NECATOR_CHRI.G3355.T2): MNEIILDHIAVGHNVHLTRMEDTTQLLVKDLAHGYPLAVDYNKIPIDYPSPPPSPPQTNGFHLISEDFVRPIVHVMLVTHTSVTLEEQ; this comes from the exons atgaatgAAATCATACTGG ACCACATTGCTGTTGGTCACAACGTTCACTTGACGAGAATGGAGGATACCACACAGTTGCTGGTTAAAGATCTTGCACATGGTTATCCTTTGGCTGTTGACTACAACAAG ATTCCAATAGACTATCCAAGCCCTCCTCCATCACCTCCACAAACCAACGGTTTCCATCTGATCTCGGAAGACTTTGTTAGGCCAATAGTTCACGTAATGCTGGTCACACACACCTCGGTCACTTTAGAAGAACAGTAG